The Meriones unguiculatus strain TT.TT164.6M chromosome 9, Bangor_MerUng_6.1, whole genome shotgun sequence genome window below encodes:
- the LOC132656558 gene encoding T-cell activation Rho GTPase-activating protein-like encodes MTGTSLSSSQDMLSVMKNKGPNTEGIFMLPANVTSGQILKEKLDHGQYVNLYMEDVHVVAAVLKEFLQNLENSLMTAELYEEWLSVLDCLTEQEQLAAAKSLLEKVPPVNALLIIHLFRILHTISKNSEKNMMCSDRLALCLAPILLWSPGSGFGEKFARKTIPPLSYNS; translated from the exons ATGACAGgtacttccctttcttcctctcaggaCATGCTGTCAGTCATGAAGAACAAAGGGCCGAACACTGAGGGTATTTTTATGTTACCAGCTAATGTCACTTCAGGCCAAATTTTGAAGGAAAAACTTGACCATGGGCAGTATGTAAATTTATACATGGAAGATGTTCATGTCGTTGCTGCAGTCCTAAAG GAGTTCTTACAAAACCTTGAAAATAGTCTGATGACAGCTGAACTCTATGAGGAGTGGCTGAGTGTGCTAGACTGCCTCACAGAACAGGAGCAATTGGCTGCTGCAAAAAG TCTTCTAGAAAAAGTGCCACCTGTGAATGCCCTTCTCATCATACATCTCTTCAGAATACTTCACACAATTTctaaaaattcagaaaagaatATGATGTGCAGTGACCGGTTAGCTTTATGCCTAGCCCCAATTCTGCTCTGGAGCCCTGGTTCAGGATTCGGGGAGAAATTTGCCAGAAAG ACAATCCCCCCTTTATCTTATAACAGCTGA